In Mixta intestinalis, the following are encoded in one genomic region:
- the djlA gene encoding co-chaperone DjlA: MRYWGKVIGLLLGLISGAGFWGLLIGLLLGHLVDKIRETQGRAYFANNQTRQTIFFRTTFQVMGHLSKSKGRVTEADIQIASLQMDRMQLHGVSRVQAQQAFREGKQSDYPLRPRLRELRSACFGRFDLLRMFLEIQIQAAFADGSLHPKERQVLYVIAEELGISRVQFEQFLRMMEGGQHFGRGQSWDGASHGGQYYGRQQGPTLEAACKVLGVKPDDDYMTIKRAWRKLMSEHHPDKLVAKGLPPEMMEMAKQKAQDIQAAWDLIRRERNFK, translated from the coding sequence ATGCGCTATTGGGGAAAAGTAATTGGTCTGCTGCTGGGGTTGATTTCCGGCGCGGGCTTTTGGGGACTGCTGATTGGGCTGTTGCTCGGCCATTTGGTAGATAAAATCCGCGAAACGCAGGGAAGAGCTTATTTCGCAAATAATCAGACCCGACAGACAATTTTTTTTCGTACCACGTTTCAGGTGATGGGCCATTTGTCCAAGTCTAAAGGACGAGTGACCGAGGCGGATATCCAGATTGCCTCTTTGCAGATGGATCGGATGCAGTTGCACGGGGTGTCACGCGTTCAGGCGCAGCAGGCATTTCGTGAAGGTAAGCAGAGCGATTACCCGTTGCGCCCCAGGCTGCGGGAGCTGCGCAGCGCCTGTTTCGGGCGTTTCGACCTGCTTCGGATGTTCCTGGAGATTCAGATTCAGGCAGCGTTTGCAGACGGTTCGCTTCATCCGAAAGAGCGGCAGGTGCTGTATGTGATTGCGGAAGAGTTGGGCATTTCACGCGTTCAGTTTGAGCAGTTTTTACGCATGATGGAAGGCGGTCAGCATTTTGGGCGCGGTCAGTCATGGGATGGTGCATCGCACGGCGGTCAGTATTACGGCCGGCAGCAGGGACCAACGCTGGAGGCGGCCTGCAAGGTGTTGGGCGTGAAGCCTGACGATGATTATATGACCATCAAACGAGCCTGGCGCAAACTGATGTCGGAGCATCATCCCGATAAGCTGGTGGCGAAAGGCTTGCCGCCGGAGATGATGGAGATGGCGAAGCAGAAGGCGCAGGATATTCAGGCCGCCTGGGATTTGATTCGCCGGGAGCGCAATTTTAAGTAG